From Bacteroidales bacterium, one genomic window encodes:
- the mreD gene encoding rod shape-determining protein MreD produces MNDILRYTVIGIAALIIQLLICEFVNIWPPLYIAVFPLFIMMLPADFKPGFLMLTAFIAGLLIDALSDGLLGLNATSLTAVAFFKRPLMKSIARYEAGGGAGARDVNSKHLGFQKFFTFLLLSYSIFFVCYVILDDLGSGSATFLIIRLLINIIANLLIAIILEKLFFQRLMQ; encoded by the coding sequence ATGAATGACATTTTAAGATATACGGTGATTGGCATTGCGGCGCTGATAATTCAGCTGCTGATATGCGAGTTTGTGAATATTTGGCCGCCGCTGTATATTGCTGTTTTCCCGCTGTTTATAATGATGCTGCCGGCCGATTTCAAACCAGGATTTCTAATGCTCACAGCATTCATCGCGGGACTTTTGATAGATGCATTATCTGACGGTTTGCTTGGATTGAATGCAACAAGTCTTACAGCCGTAGCATTTTTTAAGCGTCCTCTTATGAAGAGCATAGCAAGATATGAGGCGGGAGGCGGAGCAGGAGCCAGAGATGTTAACAGCAAACATCTTGGATTTCAGAAATTCTTTACATTTTTATTGCTTTCATACTCCATCTTTTTCGTTTGCTATGTCATCTTGGACGACCTTGGCTCAGGTTCAGCTACGTTCTTGATAATAAGACTTTTAATTAATATTATTGCAAATCTGCTGATTGCGATAATACTAGAAAAATTATTTTTCCAAAGGTTAATGCAGTAA
- a CDS encoding penicillin-binding protein 2, which produces MQKKNILIVGVVIVGLILVIRLFFLQILNKEYKINAENNALLYETRYPARGVIYDRTGKTLVGNRTTYDIMVTPMDIQPFDTLDFCQTFKVDYKIVRKKLRNYRINKRKIGYQTFTFIKQVSGADYSLFAEKAYKFPGFYAISRTARSYPFNAGANLFGYISEVDSTFLSKHPDYKRGDYVGVTGMEKSYEDVLRGKKGYNIFVRDSRNRIRSSFDNGKYDVEAVPGKDLISSIDGELQEYGELLMQNKVGSVVAIEPSTGEILAIVSSPGITIAQLSNMRKHYREIADDPYKPMFNRSAMAAYPPGSVFKIVNGLIGLQDGVITPASKFPCNGGYYFPGGKMGCHHHASPLDFKLAVCMSCNAYFAHVYRAIITNPKYNPISVAFNHWRDAVMRFGFGKKLGSDFPAELAGTLPTTKTYDKIHGKGRWNSFNILSLAIGQGEIGTTPLHLANLAAIIANRGYYYVPHLVKNAPDSLRAKAFSVRHYVGIDTMHFATAIEGMHLAANGGPGGTARIAHIDGIDLCGKTGTAQNPHGKDNASFICFAPRNHPKIAVAVYIENAGFGGTWAAPVASLMVEKYLNRTVKRKDLEEKIIKTNTKQFVPVRRKLIPGQYIVKTDSTGKKYYVRLINQANTKKHPANAKAAATQKLSGEKNN; this is translated from the coding sequence GTGCAGAAAAAAAATATTCTCATAGTTGGCGTTGTTATCGTCGGTCTTATTCTGGTGATACGTCTGTTTTTCTTGCAGATTCTTAACAAAGAATACAAGATTAACGCAGAGAATAATGCTTTGCTTTATGAGACCAGATATCCGGCAAGAGGAGTTATTTATGACCGTACCGGAAAGACCCTGGTGGGCAACAGAACCACTTATGATATCATGGTGACTCCCATGGATATACAGCCTTTTGACACTTTGGATTTCTGCCAGACTTTTAAAGTAGATTATAAAATTGTCAGGAAAAAGCTGCGCAACTACAGAATCAACAAAAGAAAAATCGGGTATCAGACTTTTACTTTTATCAAGCAAGTTTCAGGAGCAGATTACAGTCTATTTGCAGAAAAAGCATATAAATTCCCGGGCTTCTATGCAATAAGCAGAACGGCAAGAAGCTATCCGTTTAATGCCGGAGCAAATCTTTTTGGATATATATCTGAGGTTGATTCCACATTTCTGTCAAAACACCCGGATTATAAACGTGGTGATTATGTGGGAGTTACAGGGATGGAAAAATCTTATGAAGATGTGCTGCGCGGCAAAAAGGGATATAACATTTTTGTCCGTGATTCCCGCAACAGAATACGTTCCAGTTTTGACAACGGAAAATATGATGTAGAGGCTGTTCCAGGAAAAGATTTGATTTCATCAATTGACGGAGAGCTGCAGGAATATGGAGAACTGCTGATGCAAAATAAAGTTGGAAGTGTAGTCGCGATAGAACCTTCCACGGGAGAAATTCTTGCAATTGTCTCATCACCAGGTATTACCATTGCACAACTTTCCAACATGCGCAAGCACTACAGAGAAATTGCGGATGACCCCTATAAACCAATGTTTAACAGGTCCGCCATGGCGGCATATCCTCCGGGTTCCGTATTTAAAATTGTAAACGGACTGATTGGTTTGCAAGATGGCGTTATCACTCCTGCCAGCAAATTTCCTTGCAACGGAGGTTATTATTTCCCGGGCGGAAAAATGGGATGTCACCATCATGCAAGTCCGCTGGATTTTAAACTCGCAGTATGTATGTCATGCAACGCATACTTTGCGCACGTTTACAGAGCAATAATTACAAATCCAAAATATAACCCTATCTCCGTGGCTTTCAACCACTGGAGAGATGCCGTAATGAGATTCGGGTTTGGCAAAAAGCTGGGAAGCGATTTCCCTGCCGAGCTGGCCGGGACTCTCCCTACTACAAAAACTTATGATAAAATTCACGGCAAGGGCAGATGGAATTCATTTAACATTTTGTCCCTTGCAATTGGACAGGGAGAGATTGGAACCACTCCTTTGCACCTTGCAAATTTGGCCGCAATTATCGCAAACAGAGGATATTACTATGTTCCCCATTTGGTAAAAAACGCACCGGATTCTCTCCGTGCAAAAGCCTTCTCCGTAAGACATTACGTTGGCATTGACACCATGCACTTTGCAACCGCAATAGAAGGAATGCATCTTGCAGCAAACGGAGGCCCCGGCGGTACTGCAAGAATTGCACACATAGATGGTATTGATTTGTGCGGAAAAACGGGAACCGCGCAAAACCCTCACGGAAAGGATAATGCCTCCTTCATCTGTTTTGCTCCGCGCAACCATCCAAAAATTGCAGTTGCAGTTTATATAGAAAACGCAGGATTTGGAGGAACCTGGGCAGCCCCGGTTGCATCTTTGATGGTTGAAAAATATCTTAACAGAACCGTTAAGAGAAAAGACCTGGAGGAGAAAATTATAAAGACAAATACAAAGCAATTTGTACCGGTAAGGCGCAAGCTAATTCCGGGACAATACATTGTCAAGACTGACAGCACCGGTAAAAAATATTACGTAAGGCTTATAAACCAGGCAAATACAAAGAAGCACCCAGCAAATGCAAAAGCGGCTGCAACACAAAAACTGTCGGGAGAAAAAAATAATTAA
- the purH gene encoding bifunctional phosphoribosylaminoimidazolecarboxamide formyltransferase/IMP cyclohydrolase: MKEIKRALISVYSKDGILEISKELVKNGVEILSTGGTGEFLSSNGIPVSKVEDMTGYPSILGGRVKTLHPKVFGGILGRRDNEDDKKDFEKFSILPIDLVIVDLYPFEDTVAKGADHQSIIEKIDIGGISLIRAAAKNYNDVVIVPSKESYAPLLQILREKGAKTDLKEREFFAAKAFEVSSHYDTAIFDFFNRDFDIPVFDKNITECRSLRYGENPHQKGMYFGPKNSLPEQIHGKEISHNNLLDIESAIELISDFSETTVAIIKHTNACGCASDPDLVKAWEKALAGDPVSAFGGILVTNREIDKAAAEQMNKIFFEVMIAPSYTKEALDILEVKKNRVILVNHGIVPPKKKFRSLLNGVLAQERDTYVETPEDLKPATTLKPREDEIPDLIFANKLVKHSKSNAIVIAKGKQLLASGIGQTSRVDALKQAIQKAKSFNFDLNGAVMSSDAFFPFPDCVQIAAAEGIKTVIQPGGSIRDDESIDWCNKNGVAMVMTGIRHFKH, translated from the coding sequence GTGAAAGAAATTAAAAGGGCTCTTATATCCGTGTACTCTAAAGACGGTATATTAGAGATATCCAAAGAGTTAGTAAAAAATGGCGTAGAAATTCTCTCCACGGGGGGCACCGGAGAATTTTTAAGCAGCAACGGCATCCCTGTCTCTAAAGTGGAAGATATGACGGGCTATCCTTCTATCCTTGGGGGAAGAGTCAAGACGCTCCATCCAAAAGTATTTGGAGGAATCCTTGGCAGAAGAGACAATGAGGATGATAAAAAGGACTTTGAGAAATTTTCTATACTCCCGATAGATCTTGTAATTGTGGACTTGTATCCTTTTGAGGATACTGTAGCAAAAGGTGCTGACCATCAGAGCATTATTGAGAAAATAGATATTGGAGGAATCTCTCTTATCAGAGCTGCCGCCAAGAATTACAATGATGTTGTAATAGTTCCGTCAAAGGAATCATACGCGCCTTTATTGCAGATTCTCAGGGAGAAAGGGGCAAAGACGGATTTAAAAGAGAGAGAATTTTTTGCAGCCAAAGCATTTGAGGTAAGCTCTCATTATGATACCGCAATCTTTGATTTCTTTAACAGAGACTTTGATATTCCGGTGTTTGACAAGAACATAACTGAATGCAGGAGCTTGCGTTACGGAGAAAATCCTCATCAGAAAGGGATGTATTTTGGCCCTAAGAATTCTCTTCCGGAGCAAATTCACGGCAAGGAAATTTCTCACAATAACCTGCTGGATATTGAATCTGCAATAGAACTTATCTCTGATTTTTCTGAGACAACAGTTGCCATTATAAAGCATACCAACGCTTGCGGATGCGCAAGTGACCCTGACCTTGTAAAGGCCTGGGAGAAAGCGCTTGCGGGAGATCCGGTTTCCGCTTTCGGCGGAATACTTGTCACAAACAGGGAAATTGACAAAGCTGCCGCAGAGCAGATGAACAAGATTTTCTTTGAAGTTATGATTGCTCCTTCTTACACTAAGGAAGCACTTGATATACTGGAAGTTAAAAAGAACCGCGTTATCCTTGTAAATCACGGAATTGTTCCTCCTAAAAAGAAATTCCGTTCATTGCTTAACGGAGTTCTTGCACAAGAGAGAGATACATACGTGGAGACACCGGAAGACCTGAAGCCTGCAACTACCTTAAAACCAAGGGAGGATGAGATTCCGGATCTTATTTTTGCCAACAAGCTGGTAAAGCATTCTAAGTCTAATGCAATTGTAATTGCAAAGGGGAAACAGCTGCTGGCCAGCGGAATAGGACAAACTTCCAGAGTGGATGCACTTAAGCAGGCTATTCAAAAAGCAAAATCATTTAACTTTGATTTGAACGGCGCCGTTATGTCTTCAGATGCATTTTTCCCATTCCCTGATTGCGTACAAATAGCTGCAGCAGAGGGCATTAAAACTGTCATTCAACCCGGCGGCTCAATCAGAGATGATGAAAGCATAGATTGGTGCAACAAAAACGGAGTTGCAATGGTAATGACAGGAATAAGACATTTTAAACATTAG
- a CDS encoding rod shape-determining protein produces the protein MAFSFLTQELAIDLGTANTVIFMNDKIVVDEPSIVAIDQITGKPIAYGHTARLMHERTNPNIKTVRPLKDGVIADFNAAEQMIRGFIKMINSKRTLFTPNLRIVIAIPSGSTEVEIRAVRDAAEHSGGRDVYIIYEPMAAALGIGLNVEEPSGHMVVDIGGGTTECAVISLGGIVCKESIKVAGDVFTSDIQQYLRQQHNIKIGEITAEQIKIAVGAAIPELDNPPEPYLAKGPNLMTAYPVEISVSSPEIAHCLDRSLAKLETTVVKVLEQTPPELYADIVKEGIFLTGGGALIRGLDKRMEDKLKIPFHVAEDPLRAVARGTSTALKNPAKLPYLMR, from the coding sequence ATGGCATTTTCTTTTTTAACACAGGAGCTTGCAATTGACTTGGGGACAGCCAATACCGTCATTTTTATGAATGACAAAATTGTTGTTGATGAACCTTCAATTGTAGCTATTGACCAGATTACGGGCAAGCCTATTGCTTATGGACACACCGCGCGGCTGATGCATGAGAGAACAAATCCAAACATCAAGACTGTAAGGCCTTTAAAGGATGGAGTGATTGCGGACTTTAATGCTGCGGAGCAAATGATTCGCGGTTTCATTAAGATGATTAACAGCAAGAGAACTCTGTTTACACCAAATCTTAGGATTGTGATTGCCATACCTAGCGGCAGCACAGAGGTGGAAATCAGAGCCGTACGAGATGCAGCAGAACATTCCGGAGGAAGGGACGTATATATAATTTATGAGCCTATGGCAGCCGCTCTTGGAATTGGACTGAATGTGGAAGAGCCTAGCGGACACATGGTTGTGGACATCGGCGGAGGTACTACCGAGTGCGCCGTCATTTCCCTTGGAGGCATTGTCTGCAAAGAGAGCATAAAGGTTGCCGGAGATGTGTTTACATCTGATATTCAGCAATATCTAAGGCAGCAGCATAATATAAAAATTGGAGAAATTACTGCAGAGCAAATTAAAATTGCGGTTGGCGCTGCCATACCGGAATTGGATAATCCGCCTGAGCCATATCTTGCAAAGGGTCCTAATTTGATGACTGCATATCCGGTAGAAATTTCTGTCTCCAGTCCGGAGATTGCACATTGCCTGGACAGGTCTTTGGCAAAGCTGGAAACTACTGTAGTTAAGGTACTTGAGCAGACTCCGCCTGAGTTGTACGCAGATATTGTCAAGGAGGGAATTTTCCTGACAGGCGGCGGCGCTTTGATTAGAGGTCTGGACAAGAGAATGGAAGATAAGCTTAAGATTCCGTTCCATGTTGCGGAAGATCCTCTGAGAGCAGTTGCAAGAGGAACCAGCACAGCTCTTAAGAACCCTGCCAAGCTGCCTTATCTGATGAGATAA
- the rodA gene encoding rod shape-determining protein RodA: MYRETKYRKIDFGLLMSYLFLVIFGWLNIYSAVYTEDHPLIFDITQRYGMQFIWMCVSFVTAIFIIYIINPKIYDVLSPFLYGAMLLLLFIVIFAGKEVNGSKSWFYLGSFAFQPAEFSKITTALLLSYVMSKYGFRFSNIRDACKAALIMIVPIILIIAEKETGSALVYLGLIFVLYREGLNGWVLIFLFAIITLFIITIVSSPLVAIICCFAVAGIIRGLLKRNILGTLISVLPVIVLMAFLPAIMRIKFMQFLTVIRPEYIALILSAPYLVIWLQDAIIIRDRPSKFLIISFLAASLFVISVNFIFTNVLQPHQTARIESLLGVNQDLQGIGYNVHQSEIAIGSGGLIGKGFLHGTQTKYNFVPEQSTDFIFCTVGEEWGFVGSLVLIAVYIYLIIRILILSDKNPDNFARIYGYCVASIFFMHVFINLGMTMGIMPVIGIPLPFLSYGGSSMLSFTILLFIFIRLDMERQNR; the protein is encoded by the coding sequence ATGTACAGAGAAACAAAATATAGAAAAATAGATTTTGGCTTGCTGATGTCCTACCTGTTTCTGGTGATTTTTGGCTGGCTGAATATTTATTCTGCTGTATATACAGAGGACCATCCGCTTATTTTTGATATTACTCAAAGATACGGGATGCAGTTTATCTGGATGTGCGTCTCTTTTGTCACGGCAATATTTATTATCTACATCATCAATCCAAAAATTTATGATGTGCTCTCTCCGTTTTTGTACGGCGCAATGCTGCTGCTGCTGTTTATTGTCATTTTTGCAGGCAAGGAAGTAAATGGTTCAAAATCATGGTTTTATCTTGGCTCTTTTGCATTCCAGCCCGCGGAATTTTCTAAAATTACAACTGCGCTTTTGCTCTCCTACGTGATGAGCAAATACGGGTTCAGATTCTCCAACATCAGGGATGCTTGCAAGGCGGCGCTGATAATGATTGTCCCTATCATCCTGATAATTGCAGAGAAAGAGACCGGCAGCGCTCTGGTATATCTTGGATTAATCTTTGTCCTTTATAGAGAGGGGCTTAACGGATGGGTGCTTATTTTTCTCTTTGCAATAATAACTCTGTTTATCATCACGATAGTATCTTCCCCTCTTGTTGCAATCATTTGCTGTTTTGCGGTGGCGGGAATTATAAGAGGGTTGTTAAAACGGAATATACTTGGAACGTTAATTTCTGTTTTGCCTGTAATTGTGCTGATGGCATTTCTTCCCGCAATAATGAGGATAAAATTTATGCAGTTCCTTACCGTCATCAGGCCGGAATACATAGCTCTGATTTTATCCGCCCCTTATCTTGTTATCTGGCTGCAAGATGCAATAATAATTAGGGACAGACCTTCTAAATTTCTTATAATAAGCTTTTTAGCCGCATCATTATTTGTAATCTCCGTCAACTTTATTTTTACAAATGTCCTGCAACCTCACCAGACCGCAAGAATAGAGAGCTTGCTGGGAGTCAATCAAGATTTACAGGGAATCGGATACAACGTCCATCAAAGCGAGATTGCAATTGGAAGCGGAGGTTTAATAGGCAAAGGATTTTTGCACGGCACTCAAACCAAATACAATTTTGTACCGGAGCAAAGTACGGACTTTATATTTTGCACCGTTGGAGAAGAGTGGGGATTTGTTGGAAGCCTTGTTTTGATAGCAGTCTATATCTATCTGATTATTAGAATTTTAATCCTCAGCGATAAGAATCCCGATAACTTTGCGCGGATATACGGGTACTGCGTGGCATCCATATTTTTCATGCATGTCTTTATAAATCTTGGGATGACGATGGGGATAATGCCGGTAATTGGGATTCCGTTGCCGTTCCTGAGTTATGGTGGGTCTAGTATGCTGAGTTTCACCATTTTGCTGTTCATCTTCATAAGGCTTGACATGGAGAGACAAAACAGGTAA
- the fabF gene encoding beta-ketoacyl-ACP synthase II, translated as MELKRVVITGIGTINPLGNNVKEFFTALDNGVSGAGPITRFDVSLFKTKFACEVKDFDPLKYGMDRKEARKQDRYCQFATVASDEAIQDSKLDLEKEDKTRIGVIIGSGVGGIESMTQEIIEFADGQRVPRFSPFLIPKMIADMASGLVSIKYGFRGPNYATVSACASSSHAMCNSFDIIRLGEADVIVTGGAEAAISIPGVGGFNSAQALSTRNDDPKTASRPFDKDRDGFVLGEGSAILVLEEYEHAKARGAKIYAELAGSGMTADAYHITAPLPDGSGATKAMETALKCAGLGTKDIDYINVHGTSTHLGDIAELKAIKEVFGEDVYRLNISSTKSMTGHMLGAAGAVETLACIHAIDDGIVPPTINCQNLDPEIDSKLNLTLNKAQKREVRAAMNNTFGFGGHNSCLVLKKV; from the coding sequence ATGGAGTTAAAGAGAGTTGTCATTACAGGTATAGGTACCATTAACCCTTTGGGTAACAACGTAAAAGAGTTTTTTACCGCTCTTGACAATGGTGTCAGCGGTGCGGGACCCATTACAAGGTTTGACGTATCCCTTTTTAAGACAAAGTTTGCATGTGAGGTTAAAGATTTTGACCCGCTTAAGTATGGAATGGACCGCAAAGAGGCAAGGAAACAGGACAGATATTGTCAGTTTGCTACCGTTGCTTCAGACGAGGCTATCCAGGATAGCAAGCTGGATTTGGAAAAAGAAGACAAAACCAGAATTGGCGTAATCATCGGTTCCGGTGTTGGCGGCATAGAGTCTATGACTCAGGAAATCATAGAATTTGCAGATGGACAGCGCGTTCCGCGTTTCAGCCCGTTCCTGATTCCAAAGATGATTGCAGATATGGCATCCGGTCTTGTATCAATTAAGTACGGATTCCGCGGACCAAATTATGCAACCGTTTCTGCTTGCGCATCTTCTTCTCATGCAATGTGCAACTCCTTTGATATCATAAGATTAGGAGAGGCTGACGTGATAGTTACAGGTGGAGCTGAGGCAGCTATCTCTATCCCCGGCGTGGGCGGATTTAATTCCGCGCAGGCTCTTTCTACAAGAAATGATGACCCTAAGACAGCAAGCCGTCCGTTTGATAAGGACAGAGACGGATTTGTTCTTGGAGAGGGTTCTGCAATTCTTGTACTTGAGGAGTACGAGCACGCAAAAGCAAGGGGAGCAAAGATTTATGCAGAGCTTGCAGGTTCCGGAATGACTGCAGATGCATATCATATTACGGCTCCGCTTCCTGACGGTTCTGGTGCAACAAAAGCAATGGAGACTGCACTTAAATGTGCCGGTCTTGGAACAAAAGATATAGATTACATTAATGTTCACGGAACATCTACTCACCTTGGAGATATAGCTGAGCTTAAGGCAATTAAAGAGGTATTTGGAGAGGATGTTTACAGGCTGAACATTAGTTCTACAAAATCTATGACAGGGCACATGCTTGGTGCTGCAGGAGCTGTTGAAACTCTTGCCTGCATTCATGCAATTGATGATGGCATAGTTCCTCCAACAATTAATTGCCAGAATCTTGATCCTGAGATTGATTCTAAATTAAATCTGACTTTGAACAAGGCTCAGAAGAGAGAGGTTAGGGCGGCCATGAATAACACCTTTGGTTTTGGCGGTCATAATTCTTGCCTTGTTCTGAAAAAGGTGTAA
- a CDS encoding phosphoribosylglycinamide formyltransferase, whose translation MMHIAILASGGGTNAENLIRYFNGVNENGAPDSPSNAALHAPAGLARVDLVISNNPAAPVLLRASRLKVKYLMLDKEQLCSEENPDVIKYLKHNGINFIILAGYLLQVPKALINLYPERIVNIHPALLPKFGGKGMYGAHVHKAVIESHEKESGITVHLVDEQMDHGKILFQAKCQVTPEDTPETLAAKIHILEQANFPKAVEHYIKERFPED comes from the coding sequence ATGATGCACATTGCAATACTTGCGTCTGGTGGAGGCACCAATGCAGAGAATTTAATAAGGTATTTTAACGGCGTTAATGAGAATGGAGCTCCCGACAGCCCTTCAAATGCCGCCCTACATGCCCCTGCAGGCCTTGCAAGGGTAGATTTGGTGATTTCAAATAACCCTGCGGCGCCTGTTCTGCTTAGGGCGTCCCGCCTAAAGGTGAAATATTTGATGCTGGACAAAGAGCAGCTGTGCTCGGAGGAGAACCCCGATGTTATTAAGTATCTAAAGCACAACGGAATCAATTTTATAATCCTTGCCGGCTATCTTCTTCAGGTGCCAAAGGCCTTAATTAATTTGTATCCGGAGAGGATTGTCAACATTCACCCGGCGCTTTTGCCAAAATTCGGAGGCAAAGGGATGTACGGAGCACATGTGCATAAAGCTGTAATTGAATCTCATGAAAAAGAGAGCGGCATTACTGTTCATTTGGTAGATGAGCAGATGGACCATGGTAAAATTTTATTCCAGGCTAAATGCCAGGTAACTCCGGAAGATACTCCGGAAACTCTTGCTGCAAAGATTCATATTTTGGAACAGGCCAATTTCCCAAAAGCCGTAGAACACTATATTAAAGAGCGTTTCCCGGAAGACTAA
- a CDS encoding acyl carrier protein yields MADITSKVKEIIVDKLGVDAAEVTPEASFTKDLGADSLDTVELIMEFEKAFEITIPDDAAEKIATVGDAIKFIEDNKK; encoded by the coding sequence ATGGCAGACATTACTTCTAAAGTTAAAGAGATCATCGTTGACAAATTGGGTGTTGATGCAGCAGAGGTTACACCGGAGGCAAGTTTTACAAAAGACCTAGGCGCTGATTCTCTTGATACAGTAGAACTTATCATGGAATTTGAGAAAGCATTTGAGATTACAATTCCTGATGACGCTGCAGAAAAGATAGCAACCGTAGGAGACGCTATCAAATTTATTGAGGATAATAAAAAATAG
- a CDS encoding rod shape-determining protein MreC, translating to MKIPPLIYNAIGRFVLFVVLETAGVLMILNNSIVQRYRIFEAVRTFQSFFWERNTAIKDYTRLKEINASLTRQNAWLLKQNIVYRNCIQQSIADGTFSVKVKKIDMNAAYGADSTTLKLDSSMVMYDYQLAKVIKNSINSEHNYLIIDKGDKDGVTEDMGVITPIGVVGITRAVGQDYTYVLSFLNDKQTVSAKVGRSNVFGTLKWDRKSLYYAQLTEIPQHIKVRRGDTVFTSGYSTFFPANIPIGTAVSYRVVNGTHKQVKVKLIQDFKDLDYVIIVKHRHRRQIDSLSQVKPSYSKR from the coding sequence ATGAAAATTCCACCGCTGATTTATAATGCAATTGGGAGGTTTGTACTGTTTGTGGTTTTGGAAACAGCGGGTGTCCTCATGATTCTGAACAACAGTATTGTGCAGAGATACAGGATATTTGAAGCGGTGCGCACTTTTCAGAGTTTCTTTTGGGAGAGGAATACCGCAATTAAAGATTATACCAGATTAAAGGAAATTAATGCCTCTCTTACAAGGCAAAATGCATGGCTGCTTAAGCAGAACATCGTCTATAGAAATTGCATTCAGCAAAGTATTGCGGACGGAACTTTCAGCGTTAAGGTTAAAAAGATTGACATGAATGCGGCGTACGGAGCCGACAGCACAACCTTAAAACTGGACAGCAGCATGGTGATGTATGACTACCAGCTTGCTAAAGTTATTAAGAACAGCATCAATTCAGAGCATAACTATCTTATTATAGATAAGGGAGATAAGGACGGCGTAACGGAAGATATGGGAGTCATTACACCCATTGGGGTTGTGGGAATTACAAGGGCCGTGGGACAAGATTACACTTACGTTCTCTCTTTCCTGAATGACAAACAAACCGTAAGCGCAAAGGTTGGAAGGTCCAATGTATTTGGAACTTTAAAGTGGGACCGCAAGTCTCTTTACTATGCGCAGCTGACAGAAATACCTCAGCATATTAAAGTTAGAAGAGGAGATACGGTTTTTACAAGCGGTTATTCAACTTTCTTCCCGGCCAACATTCCAATTGGAACCGCGGTTTCCTACAGGGTTGTTAACGGCACGCACAAACAGGTGAAAGTTAAGTTGATACAGGATTTCAAAGATTTGGATTACGTGATAATTGTAAAGCACAGGCACAGACGCCAGATAGATTCTTTGTCACAAGTTAAACCATCTTACAGCAAGAGGTAG